The DNA window TGGCCATCGAAGCTCAGATAGCTCACCTCGCCGCCGCCGAACAGGCCGGTGCCGGGCAGGCGCGCCTCGGTGCGCACGTACAGCAGCGGCAGCGGGCCGTCGAAGGCGACGCGCTCGCGATCACCTGTGGTGCTGTCCTCGACCTCCACCTCGCCGTCGATGTACTTGACGTTCAGGCCGACGTCCAGATCCACGAACAGGCTCCAGGGCGACCAGTAGATGATGAAGTCGGTCTGGTCCAGGGTGATCTCGGATTCGTTATCGCTGGCGAACGTCTCGCCGGCGAACTCAAACTCACTGTCACCCTCGCCCTCCAGGTTCACCGGCGTGTGCTGCAGCTTCAGCCGCGGCAACAGGGGCACCGGGTGGCGCAGATCCGCCCAGACGAAATAGCCCAGCTCGGAGTCCATGTCCAGGTCATCTTCCACGTCCACGCGATTGCCGTCGGACTGCACGTGGCCGCTGGGCGACTGGTTCCAGATGCCCACGCCGACGCTGGCGCCGGTGAGGCCCGCCTTGGCGGACAGGGGCAGCGCCATCAGCACCGCTACCAATACACCCTGTTGCACAACTCGCATATGCCCTCCCATGGAGCGTTTCTTGTTGATTGCCGGCATCCACACCGCGCCGGATGCCACACAGGCGGCGCCATGTTACATAATGGGGCGGCGGCCTCGCCGTGCACGGCTCACGGTTCGCGACCGCGTCGCATCGATTCGCAACAACGGCGCAAGCCACTGGAGCAGCATGATCACACCCGACAAGTTCGCGGGGCGCGCCCCGATCAATGATTCCCTGATGACGCGGGAGTCCTGGAAGATCTTCCAGGTCATGGCGGAGTTCGTGGAGGGGTTCGAGCGCCTGGCGCAGATCAAGCCCTCCGTCAGCCTGTTCGGCTCCGCACGCACGCCGCCGGACCACCCCTGGTATGCGCTGGCGGAGGAGACCGCGTATCAGCTCTCGGAGGCGGGTTTCTCGGTGGTCAGCGGTGGCGGCCCGGGCATCATGGAGGCCGCCAACAAGGGCGCCTACCGCGGCAAGGCGCCCAGCATCGGCCTGAACATCCAGCTGCCCATGGAGCAGGGGGGCAATCCGTATCAGGACATCAGCCTGAACTTCCGCCACTTCTTCTCGCGCAAGGTGATGTTCGTGAAGTACGCCTCCGCCTACGTGGTGCTGCCCGGAGGGTTCGGCACCCTGGACGAGCTGGCGGAGATTCTCACCCTGGTGCAGACGGGCAAGACCCGGCGCATCCCCATCATCCTGGTCAATGAGCAGTTCTGGCGCGGGCTGGTGCAGTGGTTTCAGGACGTGCTGGTGGCCCAGGGCACCATCAACGCCGAGGACATGGATCTGTTTCACGTGGTGGAGGAGCCGAAGCAGGTGGTGGATGCCATCTTCGACCACTACGAGGAGCGCGGCTTCGAGCCCTCGGCGCGGGAGCGGGAGATTCTGCTGGATCTTTAGACATGATGGTGGACCTGAAGGTCCACCCTACGCACTCTCCAGCTTGGCGTAGGCCGCCACCAGCCACTTGGTGCCGGCGTCGGTGAAGTTCACCTGCACGCGGGCACTGGGCCCCTGGCCTTCGTACTGCAGCACGATACCGTCGCCGAACTTCGGATGGTGCACCCGCTGCCCCAGGCTGAACGCCGTGGCGTCACCGCCGGCATGCTCGTCCAGCCCGGAACGCACGGCCATCTGGGGCCGGCTGACGGTCATGCGCGTGCGCACGTGCTGCAGGCAGTCCTCGGGCATTTCGCTGAGAAAGCGTGAAGGCGCACCGAAGGTCTCCTTGCCGTGCAGTCGCCGTTTCTCGGCCCAGGTGAGCACGGCGTGCTGGCGCGCGCGGGTAAGCCCCACGTAGCAGAGCCGCCGCTCTTCCTCGAGCCGGTCCGGATCCTCGGCGGACATCCGGTGCGGAAACAGCCCCTCTTCCAGACCCGTGAGAAAGACCACCGGGTACTCCAGCCCCTTGGCGGAGTGCAGGGTCATGAGCTGCACGCAGTCTTCCCAGGCGTCGGCCTGGCCCTCGCCGGCCTCCAGCGCCGCGTGGGAGAGAAAGGCGGTGAGCACGGCCATGTCGCCGTCACCTTCCCACTCCTGCTCGAAATGCCGGGCGGCGCTGACCAGTTCGTCCAGGTTCTCCAGGCGCGACTCGCCCCGGTCGCTGCCGTCCTTCTGGAACAACTCGCGCAGGCCGGAGCCGCGGATCACCACGTCGATGCGCTCGGCCAGGGGCTGGTCACCGGCTTCCTCGGCCAGGGCGTCGATCAGCGCCAGGAACTTCGTCACCGCCGTGGCCGCGCGTCCGGGCAGGCTGCGATCACCGATGGCGCCCCGGGCGGCCGCCCACATGCTCACGCCGTGGCGACGGCCCAGCTCGCGGATGGTGTCCACGGTCTTGCTGCCGATCCCCCGGGTGGGCGTGTTCACCACCCGTTCGAAGGAGGGGTCGTCGTCGCGGTTGTCGATGAGCCGCAGGTAGGCGAGCGCATCCTTGATCTCGGCGCGCTCGAAAAAGCGCAGACCACCGTAGACGCGGTAGGGCAGGCCGCGCGCCAGCAGCGCTTCCTCGAACACGCGGGACTGGGCATTGGAGCGGTAGAGAATGGCCATCTCGCGCCGCGAGAAGCCGTCGTCCAGCAGCGAGGCGATGCGCTCCACCACGTAGCGGGCCTCGTCCAGTTCGTTGAAGGCCGCGTAGACAGCCACCGGATCGCCATCGGCCCCATCGGTCCACAGGTTCTTGCCCATGCGACCGCTGTTATGGGCGATGAGCGTGTTCGCGGCGTTGAGAATGGTCGCGGTGGAGCGGTAATTCTGCTCCAGGCGCATGACCCGCGTGCCGGGGTAGTCATGGCTCAGCTGGCGGATGTTCTCCACCCGGGCACCGCGCCAGCCGTAGATGGACTGGTCGTCGTCGCCCACGATGAACAGGTCCGCCTGCTCGCCCGCGATCATGCGCAGCCAGCTGTACTGGATGCCGTTGGTGTCCTGGAATTCGTCCACCAGCACGTGGCGCAGCTGCTCCCGGTAATGTCCCTGGATGCCCGGGTTGTCGCGCAGCAGCTCGAAGCTGCGCAGCAGCAGCTCGGCGAAGTCCACCTGGCCGGTGCGTTCGCACGCCTCCTGGTAGGCGGCGTAAATCCGGACCATGCGGTCGGTGTGCGGATCGTTGCCCTCGCCGATGTCACCGGGGCGCTGGCCGTCATCCTTGCGGGCGTTGATGTAACCCTGGACCTGGCGCACGGGGAACCGGCTTTCGTCGATCTCCAGCAACCGCATGACCCGCTTCACCAACCGGCGCTGGTCTTCGGAGTCCAGGATCTGGAACGCTTCCGGGAGCTTCGCTTCACGCCAGTGGCGGCGTAGCAGGCGGTGGGACAGGCCGTGGAAGGTGCCCGTCCACATGCCGGCGGCCGAGTAGCCCAGCAGGCTTTCGATGCGCCCG is part of the Aquisalimonas asiatica genome and encodes:
- a CDS encoding TIGR04219 family outer membrane beta-barrel protein, whose translation is MRVVQQGVLVAVLMALPLSAKAGLTGASVGVGIWNQSPSGHVQSDGNRVDVEDDLDMDSELGYFVWADLRHPVPLLPRLKLQHTPVNLEGEGDSEFEFAGETFASDNESEITLDQTDFIIYWSPWSLFVDLDVGLNVKYIDGEVEVEDSTTGDRERVAFDGPLPLLYVRTEARLPGTGLFGGGEVSYLSFDGHRIVDLALRAGYRTGIGLASVAVEGGWKHQNIRLDDFDDMDADLTIEGPYMGVSARF
- a CDS encoding TIGR00730 family Rossman fold protein, yielding MITPDKFAGRAPINDSLMTRESWKIFQVMAEFVEGFERLAQIKPSVSLFGSARTPPDHPWYALAEETAYQLSEAGFSVVSGGGPGIMEAANKGAYRGKAPSIGLNIQLPMEQGGNPYQDISLNFRHFFSRKVMFVKYASAYVVLPGGFGTLDELAEILTLVQTGKTRRIPIILVNEQFWRGLVQWFQDVLVAQGTINAEDMDLFHVVEEPKQVVDAIFDHYEERGFEPSAREREILLDL
- the uvrD gene encoding DNA helicase II, with translation MDVSDILDPLNDAQREAVSAPLGHNLVLAGAGSGKTRVLVHRAAWLGRVENASPYSIMAVTFTNKAAAEMRGRIESLLGYSAAGMWTGTFHGLSHRLLRRHWREAKLPEAFQILDSEDQRRLVKRVMRLLEIDESRFPVRQVQGYINARKDDGQRPGDIGEGNDPHTDRMVRIYAAYQEACERTGQVDFAELLLRSFELLRDNPGIQGHYREQLRHVLVDEFQDTNGIQYSWLRMIAGEQADLFIVGDDDQSIYGWRGARVENIRQLSHDYPGTRVMRLEQNYRSTATILNAANTLIAHNSGRMGKNLWTDGADGDPVAVYAAFNELDEARYVVERIASLLDDGFSRREMAILYRSNAQSRVFEEALLARGLPYRVYGGLRFFERAEIKDALAYLRLIDNRDDDPSFERVVNTPTRGIGSKTVDTIRELGRRHGVSMWAAARGAIGDRSLPGRAATAVTKFLALIDALAEEAGDQPLAERIDVVIRGSGLRELFQKDGSDRGESRLENLDELVSAARHFEQEWEGDGDMAVLTAFLSHAALEAGEGQADAWEDCVQLMTLHSAKGLEYPVVFLTGLEEGLFPHRMSAEDPDRLEEERRLCYVGLTRARQHAVLTWAEKRRLHGKETFGAPSRFLSEMPEDCLQHVRTRMTVSRPQMAVRSGLDEHAGGDATAFSLGQRVHHPKFGDGIVLQYEGQGPSARVQVNFTDAGTKWLVAAYAKLESA